One Pleurocapsa sp. PCC 7327 DNA segment encodes these proteins:
- the groL gene encoding chaperonin GroEL (60 kDa chaperone family; promotes refolding of misfolded polypeptides especially under stressful conditions; forms two stacked rings of heptamers to form a barrel-shaped 14mer; ends can be capped by GroES; misfolded proteins enter the barrel where they are refolded when GroES binds), with protein MAKSIIYNDEARRALERGIDILNEAVAITLGPKGRNVVLEKKFGAPQIVNDGITIAKEIELEDHIENTGVSLIRQAASKTNDVAGDGTTTATVLAHAMVKEGLRNVAAGANPIAIKRGIEKATEFLVERIAEHAISVEDSKAIAQVGSISAGNDEEVGQMIASAMDKVGKEGVISLEEGKSMTTELEITEGMRFDKGYISPYFVTDTERMEAVMDEPLILITDKKIALVQDLVPVLEQVARQGKPLLIIAEDIEKEALATLVVNRLRGVLNVAAVKAPGFGDRRKQMLEDIAILTGGQVISEDAGLKLENTKVEMLGKARRVTITKDNTTIVAEGNEKAVKARCEQIRRQIEETESSYDKEKLQERLAKLAGGVAVIKVGAATETEMKDKKLRLEDAINATKAAVEEGIVPGGGTTLAHLTPQLEEWATKNLANEELTGAMIVARALSAPLKRIAENAGQNGAVIAERVKEKEFNVGFDAAKGTFVDMFEAGIVDPAKVTRSALQNAASIAGMVLTTECIVVDKPEKDKAPAGAGAAGGGDFDY; from the coding sequence ATGGCTAAATCCATCATCTACAATGACGAAGCTCGTCGCGCTCTTGAGCGAGGAATTGATATCTTAAATGAAGCTGTCGCTATTACTTTGGGTCCAAAGGGACGTAACGTCGTACTAGAGAAGAAATTCGGCGCTCCTCAGATCGTCAACGATGGGATTACCATCGCTAAGGAAATCGAACTCGAAGACCACATCGAAAATACGGGCGTTTCTTTGATTCGTCAGGCAGCCTCCAAAACTAACGACGTAGCTGGGGACGGAACCACAACCGCTACCGTACTCGCTCACGCCATGGTTAAAGAAGGCTTGCGCAACGTTGCTGCTGGCGCTAACCCCATCGCTATCAAGCGCGGGATTGAAAAAGCAACGGAATTTCTTGTAGAAAGAATTGCCGAACACGCTATATCAGTAGAAGATTCTAAAGCGATCGCTCAAGTTGGTTCTATCTCTGCTGGTAACGACGAAGAAGTCGGTCAGATGATTGCCAGTGCCATGGACAAAGTGGGCAAAGAAGGTGTTATCTCTCTCGAAGAAGGTAAGTCTATGACTACCGAACTGGAAATCACCGAGGGGATGCGCTTCGATAAGGGCTATATCTCTCCCTACTTCGTCACCGATACCGAGCGCATGGAAGCGGTAATGGACGAGCCTCTGATCTTAATTACCGACAAGAAAATTGCCCTCGTTCAAGACCTCGTTCCCGTACTCGAACAAGTTGCCCGTCAAGGCAAACCTTTACTGATTATTGCTGAGGATATCGAAAAAGAAGCCCTCGCTACCCTGGTCGTCAACCGCCTGCGCGGAGTCCTGAATGTTGCTGCTGTTAAGGCTCCGGGCTTTGGCGATCGCCGCAAGCAAATGCTCGAAGACATCGCCATTCTCACTGGCGGTCAAGTCATTAGCGAAGATGCGGGTCTAAAACTAGAAAACACCAAGGTTGAGATGCTCGGCAAAGCTCGCCGCGTCACCATTACCAAAGACAACACCACCATCGTTGCTGAAGGTAACGAAAAAGCCGTTAAGGCTCGCTGCGAGCAAATTCGCCGTCAAATCGAAGAGACAGAATCCTCCTACGATAAGGAGAAACTACAAGAGCGTCTGGCTAAGCTGGCTGGCGGCGTAGCCGTAATCAAAGTCGGTGCAGCTACCGAAACTGAAATGAAAGACAAGAAGCTGCGCCTGGAAGACGCGATCAACGCGACCAAGGCAGCCGTTGAAGAAGGGATCGTTCCTGGCGGCGGCACTACTTTGGCGCATCTTACTCCCCAACTCGAAGAGTGGGCAACCAAGAACCTTGCTAATGAAGAGTTGACGGGCGCTATGATCGTTGCTCGCGCTCTCTCCGCTCCTTTGAAACGCATTGCTGAAAATGCAGGTCAAAATGGTGCGGTAATTGCCGAGCGCGTTAAAGAGAAAGAGTTCAACGTCGGCTTCGATGCTGCTAAAGGCACGTTCGTCGATATGTTTGAAGCTGGCATCGTCGATCCCGCTAAAGTCACTCGCTCTGCTCTGCAAAATGCTGCTTCTATTGCAGGCATGGTGCTGACCACCGAGTGCATCGTCGTCGATAAACCCGAAAAGGATAAAGCTCCTGCTGGTGCTGGCGCTGCTGGCGGTGGCGACTTCGATTACTAA
- a CDS encoding TldD/PmbA family protein, with protein sequence MPPTLLISKELPTLQYNLSRDRFDTSWQAPLSTLLGLGRAAGADFIEFFLERVNYISCLAEDDAITSISPRLTTGAGVRVFRGKADCYVSTNDLSFAGLKAALEKGLSILGLQLPAPNAYVPEINLEMIRDYATVKGKEAWLSQCSSMKEMGEILLNANQKLKQKAFHSQSRRAVYFRDWQEVLVAASDGTFARDIRLSQSVGYNLLCADGAHRSSIGKRAGNTSDPNFLRTWNYETVAEEVAESAGKMLYADYVESGTYPIIMANEFGGVIFHEACGHLLETTQIEQKTTPFIDKKGEKIAHENLTAWDEGRSENAFGTIDMDDEGMPTQRTLLIENGILKNFLADRAGSMRTGHPRTGSGRRQDYKYAAASRMRNTYIAPGNYSIHDLFASIDKGIYCKQMGGGSVGATGEFNFAVSEAYLIENGKITQPLKGATLIGEAKEIMNKISMCSQDLGLAAGFCGSVSGSIYVTVGQPHLKVDSITVGGR encoded by the coding sequence ATGCCGCCTACCCTACTGATTTCTAAAGAACTACCTACCCTGCAATACAATCTTAGCCGCGATCGCTTCGATACGAGTTGGCAAGCGCCCCTGTCTACCCTGCTAGGCTTAGGACGCGCTGCCGGAGCAGATTTCATCGAATTTTTCCTAGAGCGCGTCAACTATATCAGTTGTTTGGCAGAAGATGATGCCATCACCAGCATTTCGCCTCGACTTACGACTGGTGCCGGAGTCAGAGTTTTCCGAGGAAAAGCAGACTGTTACGTCAGTACCAACGACCTTTCCTTTGCCGGACTAAAAGCAGCGCTAGAAAAAGGGTTATCTATCCTGGGACTGCAACTTCCCGCACCGAATGCCTACGTCCCAGAAATTAATTTAGAGATGATAAGAGACTACGCCACCGTTAAAGGTAAAGAAGCGTGGCTTTCTCAATGCAGTTCGATGAAAGAAATGGGAGAAATTCTCCTAAATGCCAATCAGAAACTCAAGCAAAAAGCCTTCCACTCGCAATCTCGACGAGCGGTATATTTTCGCGATTGGCAAGAAGTTCTCGTCGCTGCCAGCGATGGAACCTTTGCTAGAGACATTCGCCTCAGCCAATCCGTCGGCTACAATCTCCTGTGTGCCGATGGCGCGCACCGTTCCTCGATAGGAAAGCGCGCTGGTAATACCAGCGACCCCAACTTTCTGCGAACTTGGAACTATGAAACCGTAGCTGAAGAAGTAGCGGAATCGGCTGGAAAGATGCTCTACGCAGACTATGTGGAGTCGGGAACTTATCCGATAATCATGGCAAACGAGTTTGGCGGTGTAATCTTCCACGAAGCCTGCGGACACCTTTTAGAAACCACCCAAATCGAACAGAAAACTACACCGTTTATCGACAAAAAGGGAGAGAAAATCGCCCATGAAAACTTAACCGCTTGGGATGAGGGAAGATCGGAAAATGCCTTTGGGACAATTGATATGGACGACGAAGGAATGCCTACTCAAAGAACTCTGTTGATCGAAAATGGCATTTTGAAAAACTTTTTAGCAGACCGTGCGGGTTCTATGCGCACGGGACATCCTCGCACGGGCAGCGGTCGCCGTCAAGACTATAAATATGCGGCAGCCTCACGGATGCGCAATACCTACATCGCACCGGGTAACTATTCCATCCACGACCTTTTTGCCTCGATAGACAAAGGCATCTACTGCAAACAGATGGGAGGTGGAAGCGTTGGTGCTACGGGAGAATTCAATTTTGCCGTTTCGGAAGCGTATTTAATTGAAAATGGCAAAATTACCCAACCTTTGAAGGGAGCGACTCTCATTGGCGAAGCGAAAGAGATTATGAATAAAATCTCGATGTGTTCGCAAGATTTAGGACTGGCAGCAGGTTTCTGCGGTTCCGTCAGCGGTAGTATCTACGTCACCGTCGGACAACCCCATCTTAAAGTGGATTCGATAACCGTAGGTGGAAGATAA
- a CDS encoding ABC transporter ATP-binding protein produces MSKIQRSRHPLQRLFKYGRKYHPLIWQATICSILNKLFDLAPPAIIGLAVDVIVAGKNSILAKFGVTDLFNQILVLSLLNFVIWCLESLFEYAYDRLWRNLAQNIQHDLRLDAYTHLQELELAYFEERSMGGLQAILNDDINQLERFLDIGANEIIQVTTSSLIISGTFFYLTPNIAWLAMLPIPIILWGSIAFQKLLAPRYADVREKASLLNSRLANNLSGITTIKSFTTESYEIERLRGESEAYRQSNSNAIALSAAFVPLIRFAILFGFTALLLYGGREVIDSRLAVGAYSTLLFLVQRLLWPLTRLGQTLDLYQRAMASTRRVMNLLDTPIAIHSGNIALPLSSVEGDIKLDEVTFAYPGSSAILANFSLHIPAGKTTAIVGSTGSGKSTLVKLLLRLYEVDRGRITLDGIDIRELRLQDLRSAIGLVSQDVFLFHGSVRENIAYGNPHASLEEVIAAAKIAEADDFIVQLPKGYDTIVGERGQKLSGGQRQRIAIARAILKNPPILILDEATSAVDNETEAAIQKSLDKITQNRTTIAIAHRLSTIRNADCIYVMEYGKLVERGTHEELLEKEGIYASLWRVQMELVRG; encoded by the coding sequence ATGTCTAAAATTCAGCGATCGCGACATCCTCTACAACGTCTATTCAAGTATGGACGCAAATATCATCCGTTAATTTGGCAGGCGACAATTTGTTCGATCTTAAATAAATTATTCGATCTAGCACCCCCTGCAATTATCGGTCTGGCAGTAGACGTGATAGTTGCAGGAAAAAACTCGATTCTGGCTAAATTTGGCGTTACAGATCTGTTTAATCAAATTCTGGTTTTATCGCTGCTCAATTTTGTGATTTGGTGTTTGGAGTCGCTGTTTGAATATGCTTACGATCGCCTCTGGAGAAATCTTGCCCAAAATATTCAACACGATCTTCGTCTCGATGCCTACACTCACTTGCAAGAGCTAGAATTAGCTTATTTTGAAGAACGCAGTATGGGAGGATTGCAAGCAATCCTCAACGATGATATCAATCAACTCGAACGCTTTTTAGATATTGGGGCAAACGAGATTATACAAGTTACTACCAGTTCTCTCATCATTTCTGGTACTTTCTTTTATCTGACTCCCAATATCGCCTGGTTGGCAATGTTACCCATTCCGATTATTTTATGGGGTTCGATCGCCTTTCAAAAATTACTTGCCCCTCGTTATGCTGATGTCCGCGAGAAAGCCAGCTTGCTCAACAGTCGTTTAGCCAATAATTTGAGCGGGATTACTACAATTAAAAGCTTTACGACGGAATCGTACGAAATCGAACGCTTGCGCGGAGAAAGCGAAGCCTATCGTCAAAGTAATAGTAACGCGATCGCGCTGAGTGCAGCGTTTGTTCCTCTGATTCGTTTTGCGATTTTATTTGGTTTTACTGCCTTGCTATTGTACGGCGGCAGAGAAGTTATTGACAGTCGTTTAGCTGTCGGCGCATACAGTACCCTATTATTTCTTGTGCAACGCTTGCTGTGGCCCCTGACTCGCTTAGGACAAACGCTAGATTTGTACCAGCGGGCAATGGCTTCTACCAGGCGCGTGATGAATCTTTTGGATACTCCCATCGCAATTCATTCAGGTAATATTGCCCTTCCCCTCTCGTCAGTCGAGGGAGATATCAAATTAGATGAAGTAACATTTGCCTATCCAGGAAGCAGCGCAATCCTTGCCAACTTTTCTTTACATATTCCTGCTGGCAAAACCACTGCGATAGTTGGTTCGACGGGTTCGGGAAAAAGTACGCTGGTAAAGCTCCTCTTACGACTGTACGAGGTCGATCGCGGTAGAATTACCTTGGATGGCATAGATATTCGAGAATTGCGCTTGCAGGATTTGCGAAGCGCGATCGGGTTAGTCAGTCAAGATGTCTTTCTCTTTCACGGTTCGGTGCGAGAAAATATTGCCTATGGCAATCCCCATGCCTCTCTAGAAGAAGTCATCGCCGCCGCTAAAATTGCTGAGGCAGACGATTTTATTGTGCAACTGCCCAAGGGTTACGACACCATCGTCGGAGAACGGGGACAGAAGCTATCGGGCGGACAAAGACAAAGAATTGCGATCGCGCGTGCCATCTTAAAAAATCCCCCGATTCTAATTTTGGACGAAGCCACCTCTGCCGTCGATAACGAAACCGAAGCCGCCATTCAAAAATCTTTAGACAAAATTACGCAAAATCGAACCACGATCGCGATCGCCCATCGCCTCTCTACCATTCGCAATGCCGATTGCATTTACGTCATGGAGTACGGCAAGCTGGTCGAACGGGGAACGCACGAAGAATTATTAGAAAAAGAGGGAATCTACGCGAGTTTGTGGCGCGTACAAATGGAACTCGTGAGGGGCTAG
- a CDS encoding DNA phosphorothioation-associated putative methyltransferase yields the protein MLLNDEQFRAIALSCQNSSIGKRLPNALYVHTSAVTFLDAPLRDYERQARVTDKIEGATLIKFSTDKPKISYLFYPDFDCDPHPALQFSVVVDMETLQASYWDYATSDNPPILHRKETFVASDYPLYQEFTQLTDLEEKLGLLDNSRFIGTRLEWQQRLDNYRIAFDGHRLICPIDGTSTQLVSIDRHKAAIPRKSLSRPVRLALEAGLFVPEVTTFFDYGCGYGSDIDRIAEKGYSSSGWDPYYRPNTPRTPADIVNLGYVINVIEDLVERRQALLQAWELTRQVLIVAAQVLIDDRDRGVVAYGDGIITSRNTFQKYYEQEELKTYIDQVLNVDSIPAGLGIYFVFRDKTQAETFRVSRFRSRTNTPKIQTTIKRFEDYENLLIPLMEFVTQRGRLPVKGELENESELRVEFDTIRRAFQVVLQVTDKEEWDAIAQKRRQDLLLYLALSRFGNRPKPRQLSSTVREDIKALFGGYKQACILADAMLLSLRDLDKIAALCQNSPIGKKFRNSLLIHISALETLEPLLRLYEGCASRTVGRLEEANLIQFFFNKPKISYLVYPDFDLNPHPTLQAIMDIYLGNLTVRYRDFNNETNPPILHEKEALVLTDYPLYEKFAKLTRKEKDWGLLDDFSTINRLQGWLKCLEDRCAVIKGYQLQWNKDADPYKVKLLRSQINARKQNQ from the coding sequence ATGCTCCTCAATGACGAGCAATTTAGAGCGATCGCTCTAAGCTGTCAAAATAGTTCCATAGGCAAACGCTTACCCAATGCACTGTACGTTCATACCAGTGCAGTAACTTTCCTCGACGCGCCTTTACGGGATTACGAACGCCAAGCGAGAGTAACCGACAAAATTGAAGGCGCAACCCTCATTAAATTCAGCACCGATAAACCGAAAATTTCCTATCTGTTTTATCCCGACTTCGATTGCGATCCCCATCCCGCCCTACAATTTAGTGTCGTGGTAGATATGGAAACCCTACAAGCAAGTTATTGGGACTATGCCACCTCAGATAATCCACCCATTCTCCACCGCAAAGAAACTTTCGTCGCTTCAGACTATCCTCTCTATCAAGAATTTACCCAACTCACCGATCTTGAAGAGAAACTGGGATTATTAGATAATTCCCGCTTTATCGGCACTCGTTTGGAATGGCAGCAACGTCTAGACAATTACCGAATCGCCTTTGACGGACATCGCCTCATCTGTCCGATTGACGGGACATCTACTCAACTTGTTTCTATCGACCGCCACAAAGCGGCAATCCCCCGCAAATCTCTCTCTCGTCCCGTTCGTTTGGCACTAGAAGCGGGTTTATTTGTGCCAGAAGTTACGACTTTCTTTGACTATGGTTGCGGTTACGGCAGCGACATCGATCGCATTGCCGAAAAAGGTTACAGCAGTTCTGGATGGGATCCCTATTACCGTCCTAATACGCCTCGCACTCCGGCAGATATCGTTAATTTGGGGTATGTTATTAACGTTATTGAAGATCTTGTCGAACGTCGGCAAGCTTTGCTGCAAGCGTGGGAGTTAACCCGTCAAGTCTTAATTGTAGCGGCGCAGGTATTAATTGACGATCGCGATCGCGGTGTTGTTGCCTATGGCGATGGCATTATCACCAGTCGCAATACCTTTCAAAAATATTATGAACAAGAGGAACTCAAAACTTATATCGACCAAGTTCTTAATGTCGATTCAATTCCAGCAGGACTGGGAATTTATTTCGTTTTTCGCGATAAAACTCAAGCAGAAACGTTTCGAGTTTCTCGCTTTCGTTCGCGTACTAATACCCCTAAAATTCAAACTACAATTAAACGGTTTGAAGACTATGAAAATTTACTAATTCCCTTGATGGAATTCGTTACTCAACGGGGTCGTCTTCCTGTCAAAGGAGAGTTAGAAAATGAGTCAGAATTAAGGGTCGAATTTGATACAATTCGTCGCGCTTTTCAGGTGGTTTTACAAGTGACTGATAAAGAAGAATGGGATGCGATCGCCCAAAAACGTCGTCAAGATTTACTGCTCTATTTAGCCCTCAGTAGATTCGGCAATCGCCCAAAACCAAGACAATTATCTTCTACCGTTCGAGAAGATATCAAAGCCTTATTTGGTGGTTATAAGCAAGCTTGTATTTTGGCAGATGCCATGTTATTGAGTTTAAGAGATTTAGACAAAATTGCGGCTTTATGTCAGAATAGTCCGATAGGCAAAAAATTCCGCAATTCTTTATTAATTCATATCAGTGCCTTGGAGACTCTCGAACCTTTACTGCGACTCTATGAAGGTTGTGCGAGTCGAACGGTTGGTCGTTTAGAAGAGGCAAATTTAATTCAATTCTTTTTTAATAAGCCTAAAATTTCTTATCTGGTTTACCCAGACTTTGATCTCAATCCTCATCCGACTTTACAGGCAATTATGGATATTTATTTAGGGAATTTAACCGTTAGATATCGAGACTTTAATAACGAAACCAATCCTCCTATATTGCATGAAAAAGAGGCTTTGGTGCTGACCGATTATCCCCTCTATGAAAAGTTTGCCAAGTTAACTCGTAAAGAAAAAGATTGGGGGCTGCTAGACGATTTTAGTACGATTAATCGCCTGCAAGGATGGTTAAAATGTTTGGAAGATCGTTGTGCTGTTATTAAAGGATATCAATTACAGTGGAATAAAGATGCCGATCCTTATAAAGTTAAGCTATTGCGATCTCAAATTAATGCTCGCAAGCAAAATCAATAA
- a CDS encoding ABC transporter ATP-binding protein has product MASFRDILGYFRKYRAIALFSIAASSFFELVDLVVPYAIGQILNVLSNQPLDRPLQNLVAQVAFLTQRPEDRFLSLGVLLGLIFLVTVVRAPIQPWLSAWFHWDIALRTRRDHLHKVIAKILTLPLSFYDENNPGRIASRIARGIENHTWTYPEVAGQFIPKMARILGIFVVIWVIEWRIAIAFFISFLLILAFILKDLNRLIKKEEVLDRHMENTQSRTSEIITNIKTVKAFATEAYELDRQKQRLERESNYVIYRIHKGYVDLLTWQKTIVQLSVFLVLLFTLISTVQGHISIGHFITTLTISSMAYSELDPISQMAEIFARRYASMIRLHEFMKLPAGRDAASLLPESIDSNPYKFTGKVELRHLTFGYHPNRPILKDINLLIEPYQTVALVGRSGSGKSTLVKLLFRYFEPNQGGIFIDGENIRTLDTAGYRRRLAIVHQEVDIFNGTLLDNLTYGNRKISFEQIEKACRIARVDEFIHDLPKGYNTIVGERGVRLSGGQRQRLGIARALIVDPDVLVFDEATSSLDYESERSIQLAMRSIFGTRTTIIIAHRLSTIREADKIVVLDSGRIVEVGNHDELLNQQGIYHRLHSLQETGELLD; this is encoded by the coding sequence ATGGCATCCTTTCGAGATATTCTCGGCTACTTTCGCAAGTATAGAGCGATCGCGCTGTTTAGTATTGCCGCTTCCAGTTTTTTTGAACTTGTCGATCTCGTCGTTCCCTATGCGATCGGACAGATTCTCAACGTTCTTTCCAATCAACCTTTAGATCGACCGCTACAAAACTTAGTAGCACAAGTTGCGTTCCTAACGCAACGACCCGAAGATAGATTTTTGTCTTTGGGAGTATTATTGGGCTTAATTTTTCTGGTGACAGTCGTCAGAGCACCCATTCAACCGTGGTTAAGCGCGTGGTTTCATTGGGATATTGCCCTACGCACTCGTCGGGATCATCTCCACAAAGTCATTGCAAAAATCTTGACCCTGCCCCTCTCATTTTACGACGAAAATAATCCCGGTCGCATTGCCAGTCGCATTGCCAGAGGCATTGAAAATCATACCTGGACTTATCCGGAAGTTGCCGGACAATTTATTCCCAAAATGGCAAGAATCTTGGGGATTTTTGTTGTGATTTGGGTAATTGAATGGCGAATCGCGATCGCGTTTTTCATTTCTTTTCTGCTGATTCTGGCTTTTATTCTCAAAGATCTGAACAGACTGATTAAGAAAGAAGAAGTTTTAGATCGTCACATGGAGAATACCCAAAGCCGTACCTCAGAAATTATTACTAATATTAAAACTGTCAAAGCCTTTGCAACGGAAGCCTATGAATTAGATCGTCAAAAACAGCGATTAGAGCGAGAATCAAACTACGTCATCTATCGCATTCACAAAGGATACGTTGACTTGCTGACATGGCAAAAAACCATCGTTCAGCTATCTGTTTTTTTGGTCTTGTTGTTTACGTTAATTTCTACGGTGCAGGGACATATTTCTATCGGACATTTTATTACTACCCTGACCATTTCTAGCATGGCGTATTCAGAACTCGATCCGATTAGTCAAATGGCAGAAATTTTTGCCCGTCGCTATGCTTCTATGATTCGCCTGCACGAATTCATGAAGCTTCCTGCTGGTAGGGATGCAGCCAGTTTATTACCCGAATCTATTGACTCAAATCCTTACAAATTTACGGGAAAAGTTGAGTTACGCCATTTAACTTTTGGCTACCATCCCAATCGTCCCATTTTGAAAGATATTAACCTGCTCATCGAACCCTATCAAACTGTTGCCTTAGTCGGGCGTTCGGGGTCGGGAAAATCAACGCTGGTCAAACTTTTATTCCGCTATTTTGAACCGAATCAAGGCGGTATTTTTATCGATGGAGAAAATATTCGTACTTTAGATACTGCTGGCTATCGTAGACGCTTGGCAATTGTACATCAGGAGGTGGATATTTTTAATGGAACACTGTTAGATAATTTAACCTACGGAAATCGCAAAATTAGCTTCGAGCAAATAGAAAAAGCCTGTCGAATTGCCAGAGTTGATGAATTTATTCACGACTTACCAAAAGGTTACAACACGATAGTTGGCGAACGAGGCGTTCGTTTATCTGGCGGTCAACGGCAGCGTTTGGGAATTGCCAGAGCATTAATTGTCGATCCCGATGTTTTGGTATTCGACGAAGCAACTTCTAGTTTAGATTACGAATCCGAGCGATCGATTCAGTTAGCAATGCGATCGATTTTTGGAACTCGCACGACAATAATTATCGCCCACCGTTTGAGTACTATTCGCGAGGCAGATAAGATTGTAGTATTAGATTCTGGAAGAATCGTAGAAGTCGGAAACCACGATGAGTTATTGAATCAACAAGGGATTTATCATCGCCTGCATTCTTTGCAAGAAACCGGAGAATTGTTAGATTGA
- a CDS encoding histidine phosphatase family protein, with protein MTLKIYFLRHGETISSQTGTYCGTLDVDLTPEGYLMAEDFAKTYESLPWTAVFCSPMHRTIATAKPLCDRVGLDMKLRDGLKEIAYGKWEGKMPEEVNREFHDDYVRWLSDPGWNAPTGGEKGVDIARRSCQVLDEIERTCSNGNILVVSHKATIRIILCELLGIDIGRFRDRIGMPAASVSIVEMAERGPLLHIMGDRSHLRKELRDRVGS; from the coding sequence ATGACTCTGAAAATTTATTTCCTCCGACACGGAGAAACTATCTCCAGTCAAACTGGAACCTATTGCGGGACTCTAGATGTAGACTTGACACCAGAAGGCTATTTAATGGCGGAAGATTTTGCCAAAACCTATGAATCTCTGCCTTGGACGGCTGTTTTTTGTAGTCCCATGCATCGGACTATCGCTACCGCCAAACCGTTGTGCGATCGTGTGGGATTAGACATGAAACTGAGGGACGGACTCAAAGAAATTGCTTATGGCAAATGGGAAGGCAAAATGCCAGAAGAAGTCAATCGAGAGTTTCACGACGACTACGTGCGCTGGTTATCCGATCCCGGTTGGAATGCGCCGACAGGCGGAGAAAAAGGAGTCGATATTGCCCGCCGCAGTTGTCAGGTACTCGATGAAATCGAACGAACCTGTAGCAATGGAAACATTCTCGTCGTTTCCCATAAAGCAACCATTCGGATTATCTTGTGCGAGTTGTTGGGAATTGATATAGGACGCTTCCGCGATCGCATTGGCATGCCCGCCGCCTCTGTCAGTATTGTAGAAATGGCAGAACGAGGGCCGTTGCTTCATATTATGGGCGATCGCTCTCACCTGCGAAAAGAACTGCGCGATCGCGTCGGTAGCTAG
- a CDS encoding TldD/PmbA family protein — MPNVIEIANYAQETARELGIEKFDLYGSAVDKTSVEVAFGELKQVQASNRSSIIVRVWNKDNTLGVTSTTDVDPQGLKLALKTAYEASFFGAKENVPDFSSQAKQPTAETDWEKEAPAPVSTLIEKLLAAEKAIIEAHPAITGVPDNGLEQRDAERFYLNSDGAMRHECRSYASIYLYSKTDQEGKKPRSAGTFKVSRNLAQLDIDGCIKEVIDKTISHLDYQPIPSGKYRVVFSPGAFLGILSAFSNLFNAQNILDKQSLSTPESLGTLVASPLLCVSDDALHPENVSAETFDGEGTPTRRVELITNGVLSSFLHSTVTAKRMNAQPTGHANIGAKVTVGSHFYHVFAGEPAFQTYSLQEAENVIFIDELHALHSGVNALQGSFSLPFDGWLVNKGKLTSIEAATVAGDFLDLLKSIIYVESEVELTPRGLSPRVWVDGLSITGQ; from the coding sequence ATGCCTAACGTTATAGAAATAGCCAACTACGCTCAAGAAACTGCTCGCGAACTCGGCATTGAAAAATTCGATCTTTACGGTTCAGCCGTCGATAAAACTAGCGTGGAGGTTGCTTTTGGAGAACTCAAGCAAGTGCAAGCCTCCAATCGTTCTAGCATTATCGTACGGGTTTGGAACAAAGATAATACTTTAGGCGTGACTTCGACGACGGATGTAGACCCTCAAGGACTGAAATTAGCGCTGAAAACGGCTTACGAAGCCAGTTTCTTTGGGGCGAAAGAAAATGTGCCCGATTTCAGTTCGCAAGCCAAACAGCCAACAGCAGAAACTGACTGGGAGAAAGAAGCGCCTGCCCCAGTTTCAACCCTAATAGAAAAACTACTTGCGGCAGAAAAAGCCATAATAGAAGCTCATCCAGCCATTACAGGCGTTCCTGACAACGGTTTGGAGCAACGGGATGCGGAACGCTTCTATTTAAACAGCGATGGGGCAATGCGCCACGAATGTCGTTCCTATGCTTCTATCTATCTCTACAGCAAAACCGACCAAGAAGGGAAAAAGCCTCGCAGTGCGGGCACATTTAAAGTTAGCCGCAATTTGGCGCAACTAGACATCGATGGCTGTATCAAGGAAGTCATCGACAAAACCATTAGTCATTTAGATTATCAACCCATTCCCTCTGGAAAATACCGGGTTGTCTTTTCTCCAGGTGCTTTTTTAGGCATTTTGAGTGCGTTTTCTAACTTATTTAACGCTCAGAATATCTTAGATAAACAGAGTCTCTCGACACCGGAGTCGTTGGGCACACTTGTGGCTTCTCCCCTACTCTGCGTCAGCGATGATGCCTTGCATCCCGAAAATGTTTCAGCCGAAACATTCGATGGCGAAGGAACGCCAACTCGTCGCGTGGAACTGATTACCAATGGAGTACTCAGTAGCTTCCTCCACAGTACGGTAACGGCAAAACGAATGAATGCGCAACCGACGGGTCATGCCAACATTGGGGCGAAAGTTACGGTCGGTTCTCATTTTTATCACGTCTTTGCTGGCGAACCTGCTTTCCAAACCTATAGCTTGCAAGAAGCGGAGAATGTTATTTTCATCGACGAACTTCACGCGCTTCATTCGGGGGTTAATGCTTTGCAGGGGTCTTTTTCTTTGCCGTTTGATGGTTGGCTGGTGAATAAAGGCAAGTTAACCAGCATCGAAGCTGCAACCGTAGCAGGGGATTTTCTCGATCTCTTGAAGTCGATTATTTATGTCGAATCAGAGGTGGAGTTAACGCCAAGGGGGTTGAGTCCGAGAGTTTGGGTAGACGGACTATCGATTACAGGGCAATAG